The Catharus ustulatus isolate bCatUst1 chromosome 25, bCatUst1.pri.v2, whole genome shotgun sequence genome contains the following window.
CTTccagaggaagaagaggaagaggacgAGCAGGGCGGTGCTGAGGATGCGCATGCGGGTCTTCATGAGCGGCGTGATGAAGTTGGCGATGGTGGAGACGAAGACGAGCAGCACGGCCATGAGGGCCAGGATGACGTTGATGAACTTGCCCAGCAGGGCCCGGGCGTTGGCGTTCTCCACCCCCTCCAGCTGcaccacctgctgctgctgctgctgcagctccagcttggTCACCCGCGTCAGGCACGACTCCACGGCCTCCTGCGGGGGGGACAGAGGTGGCAGAGGgtccaggggtgtccccaagggggtTCCAGACTCCTCAGGGGTCCCAGGGTTTGGTGCTCAAAGGGGATTGTGCTGTCACCCAGCTGAGCAGAATAGGAGTGACAGGACCAGGGGgatggagggcagggacagaccaaaggaaggaattcctgcctgtgagagtgggatggaattcccagagaatccaTGGTTCTCTCATccctggaaggtgtccctgccatggcaggggtgacactgggtgatTTTTAGAGTCCCTCCCAACCCacaccagtctgggattccctggttttggggacatggtttTGTCACCTGCCTCTCGCTGTGACAGCACCACAGGGAGAGCCTCACCTGGAGGCTCCCAGCCCTACCTGGATGTCCCGTGCCCTCTCGTAGGACTGGTAGGCCACCTTCTCCTCCATGCTGGCCAGCTCCTGCTTCAGGTTGGTCATCTCGTTCTGGTGCAGCTCCGTCAGGTcgttcagctgctcctccaggcgCTCGTACCTGCACAGGGCAGCCGGGCTGGGACATGTCCCCGAGACCCCCcggcactggggacaccacccagcccctcccaccctcccctgcagcagaaaaacatcTCAGGACCCTCCCTGGATCCTCCCTTGTGGAATCCATCTGAAGATCCACTGTGAATCCTTCCTTGTGGAAAACATCTCCAGATCCTCATctccctgagacccccctggcactggggacaccacccagcccctcccacccATCCATGGTATGGCAAAACATCCCAAGATCCATCATGGATCCTTCCTTGTGGAAAACATCTCAGGAccctccctggatccttccttGTGAAAGCATCTCAAAATCCTCCCTGGATCctttctctgtggaaaacatCTCAAGATCCACTGTggatccttccttcctctgtggaaaacatctcaaaatcctccctggatccttcctttctctgtggaaaacatCTCAAGATCCACTGTggatccttccttcctctgtggAAAACATCTCGAGATCCACTGTGGAtcttttctctgtggaaaacatCTCAGGAccctccctggatccttccttGTGGAAAACATCTCAAGATCCTCTGTGGATCctttctctgtggaaaacatCTCAGGATCCTCCATGGATTCTTTCTTTGTGGAAAACATCTCAAGAccctccctggatccttccttGTGGAAAACATCTCAAAATCCTCCATGGATCCCTTCTCTGTGGAAAACATCTCGAGATCCACTGTGGATCTTTTCTCTGCGGAAAACATCTCAGGAccctccctggatccttccttGTGGAAAGCATCTCAAGATCCTCTGTGGATCCTTCCTTGTGGAAAACATCTCAAGATCCTCCCTGGATCctttctctgtggaaaacatCTCAAGATCCTCCATGGATTCTTTCTTTGTGGAAAACATCTCAGGACCCTCCCTGGATCCTTTCTTTGTGGAAAACATCCCAAGATCCTCACCTCTCCAAGACCCccaggcactggggacaccactcagcccctcccaccctcccctgcagcaggaaaacatcTCAGGACCCTCTGTGGATCctttctctgtggaaaacatCTCAAGATCCACTGTGGATTctttctctgtggaaaacatCTCAAGAtcctccctggatccttcctttctctgtggaaaacatCTCGAGATCCTACCTGGATCCTTCCTCTGTGGAAAACATCTTAAAAtcctccctggatccttcctttctctgtggaaaacatCTCAAGACCCTCCCTGGATACTTCCTTGTGGAAAACATCTCAAGATCCACTGTGGATCTTTCCTCGTGGAAAACATCTTAAGATCCTCCATGGATCctttctctgtggaaaacatCTCAAGATCCTCCATGGATCctttctctgtggaaaacatCTCGAGATCCACTGTGGATCCTTTCTCTGGAGAAAACATCTCCAGATCCTCATCTCCCTGAGATCCccaggcactggggacaccaccCAGCCCCTGCCACCCTCCCAAAACATCTCAGAACCCTCCATGGAGGTGAggagggctgcagctcccatgTCTCTAGGCTGGACAAACCCAGGAGGGCGGCTTGTGGTCCCCAAAGAGGCACCCTGGGTGACAGCACCCATCCCCACCTGTAGCGCTCCTCCTGCAGGCACTGGGTCATGTAGGTGTAATCCCTCTGCAGCTGCGCCTTGAGGTCCTCCATGGAGTCCTCCAGGTGCGACTGGCTGTCCTTGatctccctcagctcctccaggatgGTGTCAAAGTTGTTGTGGTGGCTGTCCAGCGTGTTGGACTTGGGGCTGCCCAtcccgccgggccccgccccgGAGTTGCTGCCGCCGGCCGAGCCCGAGGTGGCACTGGAGCACTCGTCATCGCTGCCGTACTTGGGGCTGGACACCAGCgtggcgctgccgctcagcgcCCGCGCCGCCTCCTCGGGGTGCCCGTCGTCCAGCGTGTCCTTGAGGTGCGCGATGTTGTCGGCGCTGCCGAACTTGTTGCGGATCAGGCTGGCGAACTCGCGCGGCTTGGACACCACGGCCGTGTGGGTGGCCTGGGAGAGCCCCGAGAGCCCCCCCTTGACCCCTTCCACCACGCCGCCGCTGAAGCCGCTGATGCTGGAGCGCACGTTGGCGCCCACGTCCTTCAGCCCTTGGTGCATGTCCCGGAAAACGTCCTTGGGCTGGCGGGAGGGGCCGTTCTGCTCGATCTCCTTCAGCTTCTTGTGGTAGTGCTCCAGTTTCTTGTGCAGCTGGGCGATGGTCTGCGCTGATTTCTGGTTCTTCTTCTCGAACACCTGTGTTAGAAATGACAAACAAAACGTCtcagcaaaatttagattgGTTTATTTAATATAGATGGAGCAAAGCAGTTCTGGGGAATGTGAGGTGTCACTGCCCACTCCACTCTCCATCAGATCttggtttgcagcttcttcttaTAGTCTGGTCTCTCCttgtaatcaataatttttgggttttttgctgtcataattttgccaggtAAGCAGTGGTGGCTGAATAAACATCCATAAAGTCTCTGGGTGATAGTCAGCCTCAGATAACCATCTGGTCTTGGTagataaaaccagcaaaaattgGGAAGTCTGGTCTTTGTAGATGGGCAGCATGGATAAAACAATCAGgaattgataaaacaaaggcaggaagtctgattttggAAAATCTATTGGACTGTCaaaagtctgattttgcaaaatatatCAGACTATCAGAAGTCTGATTCTGGAAAATCTATCAGACTATCAGAAGTCGgattttacaaactggtagCAGATACAACttatttagaaaacataacATCCCTAACAGAGGGATTTAAACCATGATGATGTAATCACGTTTTTCCTCTATCAAGTGTCACTTCAGTGGTTCACACAAACTTTTATGGTTCACACAAATCTCTCCTCCAGtcctgtggatgatacaattcctccaaagccatcttcccctggaacttgctataatagataaggtctcctagataccaaggctgagccaaattccttaagaatttggtcactctctaacactttggaagataattggttagaaattagtttgtgtaattggtcagttcacctttagaacttctcactcagattggatgctgttctttgaataaacttttattggttgtagtttgaatcctccctgaacctataaatataaataaatatataaaccctataaataaaagtaaactCTGTAAATATGGGTGTGcgccctttgttctgagagatcCCTCACACgaaataaagactcttgtggaactcatcaagtaaggcctccaatttttctctgctggctaaatgtgagctttctgaGGGATAGCTTAATGATATTAGAACTCTCTGCTCCTGGCAAATCCATCAGggaccaaaaaaaagcaaagccacaaaatcccaaaatcccacaccTGCTTGATGCGCGACGCCTGCTGCTTGTCGGCGTTGTTGGCCAGCTTCAGGTACTCGGCCACGTTGTCGTCCCGCGCCTCCTGCTCGATCTTGATCTGCTCCGTGATCTTGAGGATCTTCTGGTGCAGGTGCTCGATGGCAGCCTTGGTGCGCTGGGGGTCGGGGGTGCCATCGGGCACGTCCAGGCACACGGGGCCCTCGGCGTCGCCGTGCCCCGCGCCCGCCGGCACGCTCAGGGTGCTCACGTCGCCCTtgtccagctgggaagggggaaaagggagaggggtgagctggggagggagggggaaccTCAGGGAGGGTTGGGAtggagggaagaggggagagctgggcaggagaaTCAGTAACTGGAGGAGGTGGGGGTTTTCTGGTTGGTTGGAGATGTCCAGCGTGGCTGGAATCCCAGGAACAcaccagtccatcccagtaacaccagtTCTTCCCAGGAACACCAGTTCTTCCCAGGAACACACCAGTTCATCCCAGAAACACCAGTTCTTCCCAGGAATAtaccagtacatcccagtaacaccagtacaTCCCAGGATGAACATCCCAGGAACACACCAGTCCATCTCAGAACACACCAGTACATCCCAGAACATACCAGTACGTCCCAGGAACGCACCAGTACATCCCAGAACACACCAGTATATCCCAGAACACACCAGTACATCCTAGAACACACCAGTACATC
Protein-coding sequences here:
- the TMCC2 gene encoding transmembrane and coiled-coil domains protein 2, with product MKRCRSDELQQPEEDPGAAGESPGHGAMEGKAGEAAAAPEAGAVPPPPRSKPPDLKKIQQLSEGSMFGHGLKHLFHSRRRSREREQPSAPDSGAAAPGASDHDSPDEKERSPEMHRVSYAVSLHDLPARPTAFNRVLQQIRARPSIKRGTSLHGGGRRAKSGSLEPQRGSPHLGRRAPQDSGLTAVLHQHQHQGRPRSSSTTDTAILLAEGGNVYLLAEDGEGMEKLDKGDVSTLSVPAGAGHGDAEGPVCLDVPDGTPDPQRTKAAIEHLHQKILKITEQIKIEQEARDDNVAEYLKLANNADKQQASRIKQVFEKKNQKSAQTIAQLHKKLEHYHKKLKEIEQNGPSRQPKDVFRDMHQGLKDVGANVRSSISGFSGGVVEGVKGGLSGLSQATHTAVVSKPREFASLIRNKFGSADNIAHLKDTLDDGHPEEAARALSGSATLVSSPKYGSDDECSSATSGSAGGSNSGAGPGGMGSPKSNTLDSHHNNFDTILEELREIKDSQSHLEDSMEDLKAQLQRDYTYMTQCLQEERYRYERLEEQLNDLTELHQNEMTNLKQELASMEEKVAYQSYERARDIQEAVESCLTRVTKLELQQQQQQVVQLEGVENANARALLGKFINVILALMAVLLVFVSTIANFITPLMKTRMRILSTALLVLFLFFLWKHWDSISYFLEHVLLPS